Within Homo sapiens chromosome 2, GRCh38.p14 Primary Assembly, the genomic segment GTGTATTTGATTACCTTGGAAAAGGTGGGACAGCCCAAGCCAGAATGCAGAAGGAAGAAGTGGATACTTTGGGCAGAGCCACACATACTCCTGGAGCCATACAGGGTTTTAACTTCTAGACATAAACTTTATTACATTTATAGTTGTATCCCTTTGTGTGATATAGTTAGGATTTCTCTATTAAGTAATTAATCCTAACTATATCCTTGGGCTGATTTGATTTCTGCCCCCACCCGACAGACTGACCCTTGTCCCCCTTCCCCATTCCAGCTCAAGGCACTTAATATTACAAAGAAGGCAGTGGCTGGCTGGAGAGATGGGCCTCAAGTCAGAAATCCCCCAGTGCAACTTAAGACAAACAGAGAGAAGTCACCTTCCTCTTAGGACCCTCCCTGggttagcagaaggaaagaaccCAGAAGTCTTCAGTACCACAGTAGGCTTCGGTATCTCCCTAGCCAGGTGAGGGACCCCCAGGCATTCTCCCTGCCCGCACCGAGTCTCTCTTCACCCTGGCTACTTCCTGGCCACACGTATGACTCTGCCCCTTACTTTCTGCTCTGAGCTGCCTGAATACAGGAAGCAAGAGTTCACTCTGACCAGAGATCCAGAAGCCTGCAAGGAGGCCCCAGCAGCTTTCAAGAATGGGGAGCAGATGGCCACATGTGGCCTGCTCTGTCTTATAGCGTCACAAGCCAGGAGCAAGCCCAGGGGAGATGCTGTTCCATGCTGGCCTGTATAGGTTACTTTGCTCGTTCTGTTATCTGTCCCCCATCCCTAACCCAGATAAACAATACATATGTCACTGAAACAAGAAGGGATTGAAGCAAGGAGACCCATGGGCACAGATCTCTTCTACCTTCCTGAGCTAAAAGATGCCAAGCCAAAGGAATACAGGATAATGGCCTATGTGTCCAGGAGGCCGGGGACAAAGCTCTCTGGCTTTGCTGGGGGAAGAAATAGCTCCAACTACGTAGTCAAGAAGCCTGTgacagaggtgggaggggaaCCTCGTGACCTTGAAGTCACTTCTACCTTTCATATTCCCTTCTAGCTATCGAATAGGCTCTTTTCATATTCCTCACAACCCCAGCTGTTAGGAAGAATGTGGTGTCATACAGTAGGTGGCGGGGAGAAGACACATCTTCAGCCTAGTCCCTGCCAAGCCCACCAAGAGCAACAGTTAGTCCCTAGCTCCTCCGTCCCCACCAAGTACCCACACATCCATAGCCAGAGAGGCCACCTGTCTCCAGGACAGAAAGGAAACTGGGCATGTTActcaaggggaaggaaaggggccTAAAGCCCAGACCACAGTCATAGGGCCCAGCCCTCTAGCTTGGAAGGGAGAGCCCAGGATCGGGTGAAAATGGGGGCTTGCTCCTTAATTGCGATCCCCCATCAGCTGCAGCACAAAGGTGAAGATGTAGATGATGTCTGTGTAAATCTGCAGGGCGCCAGTGATGTAGTCCTCGGGGCTGATGGTGTGCTTCCGGTTCCCCAGGACCAGCTGTGTGTCGTAAGCCAGGAACTGCAAGGATAGGGAAGCCAGAAGTGAGAACTCAGGCATCAGTGTCCAGAGCTCATTTTTGGTCAGCAGATTTGTCTTGGGGGCCTATGCGCCACACAGTGCTTAGGGCCACATTAACGCACAGCATAACATATGGGCTCTATACTGTAGCTGCTCACAGTCTAGGAAAGGAGGCAGACACACCGTTCTCAATATGGCTGACTAGTGTTCTAATAGCAGGCAGCTTGAACAAGAGATGGCAAGAGTGCCCACAAAAATCAATGGAATCTCTGGACAGTAGTGAGAGGAATGGCCTGCTATGGCCCCattccctgcctcccaggcagtCTAAATTCATGCCCCCTTCCCTAGATTCCTCCCCTCATCCCCTCAGCTCCCCTTCCTAGAGTGGGGCTGGGACTTACCAGGGTGAAACAAATGGCCCCCAGAGCAGCATAGAGCATGTGGAGCCAGTAAACCTGGAGAAGAAGGGGACAGAGAATGGCATTAGAAACCTCAGCAAACCACAGGCCCACAGGCCCCAGCTTCCCCCGGGATAGTGGCATGAGAGTGGGTAGAGCTGGGAAGCTAGCTCTCCATGAAAGGCTACTGCCTTTCCAGATCTTGGAGGAAATTAAGACTGGTGATATATCCAGCAGAGAAAGCAGAGGCCATCCTGCAATGGCTGTATAAAACCAATCTCCAAAGCCAGTCAAGGTACACAAGTGTCTACTATACTTCTAGAAAAAAAGCAGTTGAGTTACAGCTCTGAAAGGGGCAGACCCAGCATTCAATAGACCAGTTCCTACAGCCCAGCCTGGGAGGGGTAGACTAAGGAAGAAGGGAGGCCCCCCAACCCCTCTGGTGAGTATCAAAATCCGGGAGCACCCACAGGACAGCCCACATGACATGCCCACAGGTGGCCGTCCACAGAAGGACAGAGCTGGCCCATGGGCAGGCAGCCCTCGTGTCCCCATCCTTCCCCTTCGGCACTGTTCTCCCCCAGCTgaacagaataaaggaaataattggATCCAGAGACCCCCGCAAGGTCCCTTCCACCTAGGCCCATCATCTCAGTCCTCTGGGTTCCTCTCCCAGTCTGCCTCCGAGAACCTGATTCTCAGCTGCCAGCCAGATTGAACCCACCCCTTCCCCtaggagtgcagtgatgcagtccaGGGCTTCAGGTGCTCTGGCTCCAAGGCCGCCCATCTCCACACAGAGAGTCTACCCTCACCCAGAAGGATGCTGCCTCCACGTTGGTGCCTTTGCTAGCCAGTCGAGAGGTTCTGGAGGTCAGAGCCTGCCCCGGGGACCTTTGGGGCCTGCGAGACCATGCTATATAGGAAGTCTGCCCTGAGCACTGGGTTCCCTGACCCCAGCTCTCCTGGGACACTCACGTATTGGAAGTAGAGCACAATGCTAGTGACAATCCCAGTCACCAGGAGCACAATTCCCAGGACACAGAAGAGGCCTGTGCACGAGGTGAAGTCCACCTGCCAGGAAGCAAGAAAGAGGCACCTGTCAGATGGCTGTGACAACCAGCCCAGTCAGACTGGCCCTGCCAGGGAGTCCCAGTGCTGCCTCCTAGGGGGTATGGGAATGTCCACAACATTCTAAGGACAGAAACAGGACACAGTTTTGTAGGTGCGGATGAGGAGAAGGGGATCAGGTCTCTAGGGAACATCCCTAGTGTGCCGGGGTCCGGGCCTGATAAGAAAGGGGAGTCGGGGGGCCAGGGAAGGGCCCTCCATGCCCTCACCTTGGTCTGAAAGCAGAAGATGGTGACTGAAATGGATACCACCGCAGTGATGATCATTGCAATGATGACGGCTTTGGTTTGGTACATACTGGGGAGAAGCAGGAGTTACAGACAAGAGGCATTAAGCCACGTATGAATGACTTCAAAATCACCACTTCCAGAGGGGACCTGCCCAGAATCCACCCACGCAGCTGGCTGCCGGCCCAGGAACACCCCACTCCCCACAATACACATTTCCCAAGAGTGGTGCTTTATCCCTGAATGTACCTGGAAATGGTGCCCGTCATGAAGCCCATGGCAAAAGTctaagggaaggagagagacaagAATGAAAcacttaaaaaggaaggaaggcagggtgCTGGGGGAGTGGCCATGGTGGCCTCTGCCAGAGCTGGGGAACGCCACCAAGTTGGAAAGAGGCAGCCACAGAGGAGATCAGAACAGGCGGCCCAGATAAGGTGGAGGAGACAGCCAGGACATCCTTCTGAAATGGGTCCCCATCCCTTCCCTGGGAGCAGTCTCCCTCACAGCATCTCCACACCCTCCTGCCACCCTTCTAGACTTACAAAAAGGGTCAGCAGAATGATGTTCCATGGGAAACGGCGTCTGAAGGGAAAGAGAAGCCTTGATTAAATGACTTGGGGCCCCTCAGGCGTCAGAGGCTCCTACAGCAGAAGGAAGCGCTTGGCTCCTGTGCCTGGAGGATTAAGCCTTGACTCCAAGGAGGGAGGTTGGCATGGCCTTTGGCACCTGTTCAGGTGTGGTACGCAGGGACAACATGGGCCAATGAGACAGACCTGTGTTGTGGCGCCAGAAACACCTGGATTGGTTTGCAACTCTTAAACTGACTGCCTGTGTGATGGGGAGAAAGTTACTCAGCCTCTTTGAGCCTCGGGTTCTTCCTATTTGTTAACTGGCTAAAATGCTACCTGTCTTGCAGGGTTACTATAAGAGTGACAGCTAGTTAGCTCCTAAACACACATGGTCCTTTGTATACACCTGAACAGTAGCTGTCATCGTCATCCTCCTCCTCATTTCTTGTAAGTTTCCATTCAGCTGCTATAAAGGAATCCTTCTTTCCAAAATACTCGGCCCCCATCCCAATCCCTGTCACCCCTCTCACTGTGTTAAGTCTCTGGGACTCACCTGGGTCCCTGGCAGCAGGCAAGGATCAGGTAGGTGACAACGAAGACAGCACTAGGGACAAAGAGATGGGGAAGCAGTTCAGGCCCAAATCTGCCCCGCTTGGCAGCACACACCAGGCCAGTGATTTGGGGCCCAAATAGCCGTTTGGAAGTCTGAGGGGAAGCAACTCAACAGGAAGCAAGAACGAGATTACCCCCAGCCAGGGTCACTGAGATGCTCTGAAGCACCAGGCTCCGGCCAGGAAGGAGGTCTGGGGAGGCTGCAGCTGACGGGCTGAGAGGACATGGGGGCTGCAGCGCAGCGTGCACGCCACCACCAGCAGGTCCCACTCTTGCTCTCGAGTTCTAGGGGTCTGCTACTCATCTGGGCACGCACACCCACACCCTCTGGCACGGGAAACTGGCACCAACTTGGGGGCCCTCTCAAAAAGCATTTTGATCCTGCCCTGAGCAAAGCTGGTCACCTAGAAACAGAAGCtgccacccctgcctccctgcccaaCCACAGAGGAGCACACACTCACTAGGACACGTAGTAGACAGCCACATTTCTCCTCACAAAGGCGCTGACAGGTTCCCTGTGGGGCACAGGAGGACAGGAGTAGTCACCCTGAGGCTTGTCTGCCCCACCCAGGCCAGCCAGGCAGCCCTGGCTTCACCTTCTCTAATTGCCCATGGTCACCCTGAGAGCAGGGCCCACCGCCACCCACACCCCCAGCAGGTGACCCTGAACCCCCAGGGCAGTAGGAGTGGGTGGCAAAGCCTAGAGACTTACACAAAGGTGAAGATAGCAATGATGGCCACAGTGATGAGCAGCTGCACGGAGATGATGGAGTAAACCTGGACACAGACGGCCGGGCATGGGTCACCATCCGGCACCCCTGGCCTGCCCCAGGAAGCTGCCAGCCCCCAGTACTTTCCTCCCACTCAAGAACCCTCCCTAGCTGCAGCCTGGCCCAGAGGCGACCCCAGTGAGATGCCTGGCTCAGAGGCAATGTGCACTTCTTCCTCAGCCCCGCTCCCATGCTCCCTGCCATCTCCCCTCCTGTCCAACACCAGCCTCGGTGACTACTGACTTGCCCTGCCTGGCCACCATACTCTACCAGTATGGCCTCTGCACTCCCAGCAGCTCAGTCTGCACGCTCTATGCAGCTGTGAGATGGAGAGGGTGGGTTACAAGCGAGTAGGATCATTTCTGGCTCCAAGCTGCCTATAGTCTAAAGGGAGAAAGATGTCTGGGGAAGGCGGGCGCTGTGGCAGAACCCACCTAGGAGATTCTCCCAGACTGAATGTGTCCTCCCAAAACATGGTCAAGAAGAGAGGTGCAAAAAGAGAGGGAACCCTGGGGTTAGAgaagccaggtgcccctctgagaagCAGACAAGGCTAGAGAAGACAGGCAGCCAGTGTATTTCATGGAATTGATGCCCTGGGGCTACTGTGGCCTACCCACTTCCCATTCCCACAGCCTGAGGGGCCCCAGGTACACCCACCTCCCAGCGCGTATCTTACCTTTCGGATAAAAGTGTGTCGCACTTTCCGGTCATCCCACTCTCCAGGCCCGAAGCTATCACTCACTGCTCTCTCCTCCCCATCATAGCCATGGCCTGGGCCTAGGGACAGATGACACTTGACTCAGCTGGGGACCTGAGACATGTGGCGTCAATCCCAAAGCCTCCCTGACAATCTCAAAGTCTCAGGGATCTCCAGCCAAAAGACAAGTGTTATAACAGGAACTCTTCTCCCAAGCTGGGGTCTTCTAGACACCCTCAGAGTGACCCAGAGCCGGCCTGTCACGAGGGGGCTTAGGTGGGAAACGTTCCTCACGTGCATCTGTGGAGGGCTCCTGTGTGCCCAGCCCACGCCACTGGGGGTTCACTGGGGGGTCACGATGTAGTGGGGAAGCCAGGCAGGAGCAGGTATGGGCATCCACTGGGGCAGCCAGCCAGGGCAGAACAGGGGATGGGGACAGAGGGTAGGAGAAAAGGAGGGCGGCAGAGCGCAGTTTGTGCAGCAGCAGGGATAGAGGTGAAGACAGGGATCTGCATCAGCC encodes:
- the TMBIM1 gene encoding protein lifeguard 3 isoform 1 (isoform 1 is encoded by transcript variant 6) — encoded protein: MSNPSAPPPYEDRNPLYPGPPPPGGYGQPSVLPGGYPAYPGYPQPGYGHPAGYPQPMPPTHPMPMNYGPGHGYDGEERAVSDSFGPGEWDDRKVRHTFIRKVYSIISVQLLITVAIIAIFTFVEPVSAFVRRNVAVYYVSYAVFVVTYLILACCQGPRRRFPWNIILLTLFTFAMGFMTGTISSMYQTKAVIIAMIITAVVSISVTIFCFQTKVDFTSCTGLFCVLGIVLLVTGIVTSIVLYFQYVYWLHMLYAALGAICFTLFLAYDTQLVLGNRKHTISPEDYITGALQIYTDIIYIFTFVLQLMGDRN
- the TMBIM1 gene encoding protein lifeguard 3 isoform 2 (isoform 2 is encoded by transcript variant 10), whose amino-acid sequence is MTGKCDTLLSEREPVSAFVRRNVAVYYVSYAVFVVTYLILACCQGPRRRFPWNIILLTLFTFAMGFMTGTISSMYQTKAVIIAMIITAVVSISVTIFCFQTKVDFTSCTGLFCVLGIVLLVTGIVTSIVLYFQYVYWLHMLYAALGAICFTLFLAYDTQLVLGNRKHTISPEDYITGALQIYTDIIYIFTFVLQLMGDRN